The following DNA comes from Chryseobacterium gallinarum.
AAATTAAAAAATAGTATACCTGATAAACTTTACTTGTATTGATACTGTTTTGAACATTTAAATTTTTATATCTTTATTTTTATAAACCTTTCTCAAAAGGGGTCGAAGCTAAAAATCAGGGTACAGGATTAGGCCTCGGTTACGATGGGAAAAGTGCTGTATCAGCTTTAACAGACAATACCAGCTTGTCTTGTCAGCAGGACGGGTTTTCAGAATCTGAGGCATACAGGTATCACGATGTAAAATATTGCTCTCGATAAAACAAATAGAATTAGCAGATAATAAAACAAAATATGTCAGAATTATATATCATGACCGGAGGTCCCGGTGCAGGAAAAACAACCCTGTTGACTGAACTTGAAAAAAAAGGTTTTATCACGGTGCCTGAAGAAGGACGGAGAATTATCAAAGAGCAAATGAGCGTCGATGGAAACGCTTTACCATGGATGAACAAAGAAAAATTTGCAGCACTGATGTTCGAAGCGTCTGTAGAGACTTACAAGAAAATGAGTGAAATGCCAGATGGAAAAACAATTTTTTTTGATCGTGGAATACTGGATACGATAGGATATATGAGGCTGGAAAAAATCCCTGTTCCTGAAGTGATGGAACTCAAAGCCCGCAGAATGGCCTATCATAATAATGTTTTTATTCTCCCTCCCTGGAAAGAAATTTATGAAAATGATCCGGAAAGAAAGCAAACCTTCGAAGTAGCAATGTCTACGTTTGAATGTATGCTGGCAATCTATCAGGAATATGGTTATAATACCATTGAAGTACCCAGGCTTAAACTCGAACAACGAGCCAGGTTTATTCTTGATATTATTAAAACAAGATGCTGAATCCCGGAGCTTTGGATCAATAATTATTGTACCTGAAAAGAGCATATCCAGGTTCCTTCAAAGCGAACTGCTATTTTGATGGCTAATTATTCAATAATGGTCTTGGGTCGAATACAACTTTTAAAGAATGAATTTTCCCATCAGTAATTTCATACCATCCTGAGGTTAATATTATCTTTTCGCCCATATTGATATTATACCAGAAGCACACGTCTTCCCCTGAAGTAAAGGTTTGAAGAATTTCATATTTGAATTTCATTTTTTTCATATCACTGATATAAACGGAAGCACCTTCTCTGCTGCCTAATACCCCGTTGAATTTAAAATCAGGAGCAAGACAGCTTTCTGCCTTTTCAAAATTCTCTTCATTCAGGTATTGAATAAACTTTTCTGCTACGTTAACTGTATTATTCATAACTATTTTTTGTAAAGCTAATAAGTTTTTTCCGGTTTTGTTTGTGACGCCCGTCATAAAATGTCTTAGAAGTTATCATTGTCACAATTGATAATGACAATAGCTAGCCTCATATATTTAATATGAAAGCATAGTGAACTATAAAATGATTAATATACGGATTAAACCAATCTTTATGGTAATTCTATTTCACTCCTGTTAAAAAGGTGATTCTGCTTTTGGCATAAGAAATCTGTTCATTTTCTTTTTCCTGGTCAGGTTTGTTTTTGAGGTAGAGCTGATAATAGCTTACCGCATTTTTAGGCTGTTTGAGGTTAATATCATAAAGAAGTCCTAAACGGTAATAAATGATATTGCTTGGACCAAAAGTAAGACCTCTTTTATAAGCTGTTATCGCATCATTATATTTATTTTCAGCTTCATATATACCTGCAAGTGCTGCGTAATAAAGCGTAGTGTGATCAGAGATGGCTTCATCTATAGTTTTTTGGGCATAGAGAGCAGCTTTATTATAATCTTTCAGTTCGCGGTAGCTTAAAGCCATATAATATAAAGTTCCTTCATTTTGTACTCCCTGTTCTTCCAGCGTTGTATACAGATTAATGCATTTCTGATAGTCTTTCAGATAGAAATAAGCCTGACCCAGCTCATTGATGATATTGGGATCAGCATTGATTTTTAATAATCTTTCCCCTGTTTCAACAACTTCGGAGTATTTACCCAATTGGTTAGCCAATGGTAACTGGGCCTGTTGCAGGCTGAAGTTTTCCATATCAGCAGAAATAGCTGTCTTTAATACATCATAAGCCTGCTGGTATTGTCTGAGTTCACGGTAAACCATAGACAGGTCATAGGCCACATCAGGATCAGTGGCATTCAGGGTATTGGCTTTTGTAAGGAGCTTAAGTTTGGCTTCAGAGGTATCTTCATAAGCAGCAAGTTGTTTGTAGGCGCTGAAGTTATTAGTATCCAGCTGAATGATTTGCTGAAGGTATGATTTTGCTTTGAACGCATTTCCCCGTTTGGAATTGATGCCGGCCAGGCTAAATAACGTGGATAAGTTATCAGGTTGCAGGGTATTAATTTTCAGATAGCTTTTTTCTGCATCAGATAATTTACCGGCCATCAGTTGACAATAGGCGATCTGGCTTAGTCCCTTTATATCCTGTGTGTCTTCGGTGTATATACTTTGCAGATAACGGGCTGCATCAGCATAGCGTTGAGTTTCATAATACTCCAGAAGCTTTTCAGAATCAATTTTTGCAGACTGGGCGGTCATGTTTAAAAAGCTGATCAGGGCGATAAGCAGGAAAAGTCTGATTTTCATCATTATTAATTTTTATCTAAATTATCAGTTATTTGATAAGATTCCAAATTTTGATCCTGATTATTGATGCAGCTCTGCTTTTGTGGCTATTCAGGCTAAGGTTATTCGTATATTAGCCGCTAAAAAATAATAATGACCAAACCTTTCATTATTCCGTTGTTACTGTGGGTCAATTTCGCTTATGCTCAAACCAGTTTCGAAGTGAAACCGGGAGATACCCTGAAATATTCTCCCCGATCTGCAAAACCTGTCTGGATATCAGTTCAGTCTGCCGAAGCTAATATGGCTGTAGCACTGTTTGTTGACGGTAAAAAAGTAAAAGAACAGGATGATTCCAGAGGAATAAAAAGTGTTGAACGATTACATTATAAACCGGAAAAAGGCCGGAAATACGAGTTTAAAATTTGGGCCAAATCCTATATTCAAAAAAGCAAACCGGCAAAAGTTTCTATCAATGAATCCAAAAATGCAGAGAGGCTGGAAACATATTTTAGTCCGGATCAACTGATAGAAGACCTTCACGTGTTCCGTTCTATCAGAGAGCAGGTGAATTCGGGGTTATATGTATACAGAAGCAAAAAACAAATTGACAGCATGTATCAGCAGGCCGAAACAGAAATCAGAAACAGTAAAACCATCTTTGACTTTTATAAAGTGATTGCCAGGCTTACCGGATTTGAAGGCAGCTGTCATAATTATACTGATCTGCCTAACCATGCTTCTTATTATCTGACGCGGAAACCGGAATACCTGCCCGTTACTTTAAAGAATATTGACGGCCGCTTGTTGCAGGATTCAAAAGATGTGGCATTGCCTCTTGGTGCGGAAATACTTTCCATCAACGGGATTCCCGCAAAAGAAATAATCAGCCGTTTTGCCCAATATTATTTTTCTGATGGATTTTCCACACCCTATAAAGAAACTACCGGCTTTGAAAGAGGAATGCTTGATAAATTTTATATAGAATTCGGAACACACAAAAATTATGTGATCAATTATCGATG
Coding sequences within:
- a CDS encoding tetratricopeptide repeat protein; this translates as MMKIRLFLLIALISFLNMTAQSAKIDSEKLLEYYETQRYADAARYLQSIYTEDTQDIKGLSQIAYCQLMAGKLSDAEKSYLKINTLQPDNLSTLFSLAGINSKRGNAFKAKSYLQQIIQLDTNNFSAYKQLAAYEDTSEAKLKLLTKANTLNATDPDVAYDLSMVYRELRQYQQAYDVLKTAISADMENFSLQQAQLPLANQLGKYSEVVETGERLLKINADPNIINELGQAYFYLKDYQKCINLYTTLEEQGVQNEGTLYYMALSYRELKDYNKAALYAQKTIDEAISDHTTLYYAALAGIYEAENKYNDAITAYKRGLTFGPSNIIYYRLGLLYDINLKQPKNAVSYYQLYLKNKPDQEKENEQISYAKSRITFLTGVK
- a CDS encoding AAA family ATPase, producing the protein MSELYIMTGGPGAGKTTLLTELEKKGFITVPEEGRRIIKEQMSVDGNALPWMNKEKFAALMFEASVETYKKMSEMPDGKTIFFDRGILDTIGYMRLEKIPVPEVMELKARRMAYHNNVFILPPWKEIYENDPERKQTFEVAMSTFECMLAIYQEYGYNTIEVPRLKLEQRARFILDIIKTRC
- a CDS encoding nuclear transport factor 2 family protein, which gives rise to MNNTVNVAEKFIQYLNEENFEKAESCLAPDFKFNGVLGSREGASVYISDMKKMKFKYEILQTFTSGEDVCFWYNINMGEKIILTSGWYEITDGKIHSLKVVFDPRPLLNN